Proteins co-encoded in one Leptospira levettii genomic window:
- the nuoE gene encoding complex I 24 kDa subunit family protein gives MAYQFSQESEKRFQRLIPQFPSKRSLILPCLFLLQADKGFVDTEGMQYIADRIGEPVSLAHVHGVATFYTMYNKKPVGKFHIQICANISCYLAGSDSITEHVCSKLGIGKGETTKDKKYTVDEVQCLGACGFGPVAQINDKYYENLTPESIEKILSELEKEG, from the coding sequence ATGGCGTATCAATTTTCACAAGAATCGGAAAAACGGTTCCAAAGACTTATCCCACAATTTCCAAGCAAACGTTCTCTCATTTTGCCATGTCTTTTTTTATTACAAGCTGACAAAGGTTTTGTGGATACGGAAGGGATGCAATACATCGCCGATCGGATTGGTGAACCAGTGTCCCTCGCACATGTGCACGGTGTAGCTACGTTTTACACGATGTACAACAAAAAACCGGTTGGGAAATTCCACATCCAAATTTGTGCGAATATCTCTTGTTATCTGGCAGGTTCTGATTCTATCACTGAACATGTTTGTTCCAAATTGGGAATCGGTAAAGGGGAAACCACGAAGGATAAAAAATACACTGTGGATGAAGTGCAGTGTCTTGGTGCTTGTGGGTTTGGACCTGTCGCTCAGATCAATGACAAATATTATGAAAATTTAACTCCAGAATCCATCGAAAAGATTCTTTCTGAATTGGAAAAAGAAGGATAA
- a CDS encoding complex I subunit 4 family protein has protein sequence MPEQILSIIIFLPIVSSFLIVVQKRVGAVVVISALSSAFTTILSVGLFFFYDASKSGLQFVHWIPDWILSGKLSVDYHVGLDGVSLLLFALTAFMFFLSSIASWSNIPKKIKEFHICLLVLETAVLGVFAAGNLVLFYVFWELMVLPMVLMIGIWGGEERTKAALKYFLFSMAGSLFMLGGILTLYFKTGKTSIESLSTASLALYSEPLQWFLFFSFFLAFAIKIPLFPFHTWMPDVHTQAPTVGSVDLAGVLLKIGAYGFIRFCIPFFPEQSLFSQTGVQTLAVIGIVYGSMAALVQTDIKRIVAYSSLSHLGFCIIGIFSFTTEGVVGGMLQMVSHGISTGMIFLMIGMIYERAHTRNISEFGGLAGQMPVFSTFFLIAVLSSIGLPGTNGFVGEFLILMGAIKSNVWLGGIAATGVVLGALYLLWFVKRFLFGVSKTIQAKPYKDLTFREMGILSPLVVMIFWIGLYPKPFLEILHSSSNVFLNAGSIESVSERKQIQKDFLGTGEQRLFADYISLGKEPKTFEERLGSYKSSFALPTMAINQESIPKVEENLENLENSIESDFKLEQTPSEKKGN, from the coding sequence GTGCCGGAACAAATTTTATCCATCATTATCTTTTTACCGATTGTTTCCTCTTTTCTCATCGTAGTACAAAAACGTGTGGGAGCAGTGGTTGTCATCTCTGCATTATCCTCTGCGTTTACGACGATTCTATCTGTGGGTCTCTTTTTCTTTTATGATGCTTCTAAATCTGGGTTACAATTTGTCCATTGGATTCCGGATTGGATCCTTTCAGGCAAACTCAGTGTGGATTACCACGTAGGTCTCGATGGAGTTTCCTTACTTTTATTTGCCCTCACTGCCTTTATGTTCTTTTTGTCGAGCATTGCCTCTTGGTCCAATATCCCAAAAAAGATCAAAGAATTCCATATCTGTTTACTTGTCTTGGAGACGGCAGTGCTTGGGGTATTTGCCGCAGGGAACTTAGTTTTGTTTTATGTATTTTGGGAGCTCATGGTGCTTCCGATGGTTCTTATGATTGGAATTTGGGGTGGGGAAGAAAGAACGAAAGCCGCACTCAAATACTTTCTATTTTCGATGGCTGGATCCTTGTTTATGTTAGGTGGGATTTTAACACTTTATTTTAAAACAGGGAAAACTTCCATTGAATCCCTTTCCACTGCAAGTTTAGCTCTGTATTCAGAGCCCCTTCAATGGTTTTTGTTTTTTAGTTTTTTTCTCGCCTTTGCGATCAAAATCCCACTTTTCCCATTCCATACTTGGATGCCAGATGTCCATACACAAGCACCTACAGTCGGTTCGGTCGACCTTGCAGGTGTGTTATTAAAGATTGGTGCTTATGGATTCATCCGTTTTTGTATTCCGTTTTTCCCAGAACAAAGTCTTTTTTCACAAACAGGTGTACAAACCCTTGCCGTAATAGGGATTGTATATGGATCGATGGCAGCGCTTGTGCAAACTGATATTAAACGAATCGTTGCCTATAGTTCTTTGTCCCACCTCGGATTTTGTATCATCGGTATCTTTTCTTTTACTACAGAAGGTGTAGTGGGTGGGATGTTACAAATGGTTTCCCATGGAATTTCCACTGGCATGATCTTTCTTATGATTGGTATGATCTATGAAAGAGCACATACCAGAAACATATCCGAGTTTGGTGGTCTTGCGGGCCAGATGCCAGTCTTTTCTACTTTTTTTCTCATTGCAGTACTTTCTTCCATTGGCCTACCCGGAACAAATGGGTTTGTAGGAGAGTTTCTCATCCTAATGGGAGCGATCAAATCCAATGTATGGCTTGGAGGCATTGCCGCAACTGGTGTAGTGCTCGGAGCCTTATACCTGTTATGGTTTGTGAAACGTTTCCTTTTTGGTGTGAGTAAAACCATACAAGCAAAACCATACAAAGATCTCACATTTAGAGAAATGGGAATTTTAAGTCCACTTGTCGTAATGATTTTTTGGATCGGTCTTTATCCAAAACCATTTTTAGAAATTTTACATTCATCCTCGAATGTTTTTTTGAATGCTGGATCCATCGAATCTGTTTCAGAAAGAAAACAAATCCAAAAGGATTTTCTGGGAACAGGCGAACAAAGATTATTTGCAGATTATATTAGTTTAGGTAAGGAACCAAAAACT
- a CDS encoding NADH-quinone oxidoreductase subunit C, with protein sequence MKEKLTEFIQSQFKDSLLPQRDINTNLLYFSIQKESLTTVVQTLKDHPEFAFTFLNDLTSIDWLGKREPRFEVVYLLRSPKNNHFRFQLRVPVGEGESVPSIAGIFPAANWPEREVFDLMGISFSNHPRMERLIMPDNFVGHPLRKDYPLEGPGQDYLIEDLLTIHVEEDIAG encoded by the coding sequence ATGAAAGAAAAACTAACCGAATTTATCCAATCGCAATTCAAAGATAGTTTACTCCCGCAAAGGGACATAAACACTAATCTCCTCTACTTTAGCATCCAAAAGGAAAGTCTTACTACCGTCGTACAGACGTTAAAGGATCATCCAGAGTTTGCATTTACTTTTTTAAATGATCTCACATCGATCGATTGGTTAGGAAAAAGGGAACCAAGATTTGAAGTGGTATACCTGCTTCGTTCCCCAAAAAACAACCATTTCCGATTCCAACTCCGTGTTCCTGTGGGAGAAGGGGAATCGGTTCCAAGCATTGCTGGAATTTTCCCTGCTGCGAATTGGCCCGAACGAGAAGTATTTGATCTGATGGGGATTTCATTTTCCAACCACCCACGAATGGAACGACTCATTATGCCTGATAACTTTGTGGGTCACCCACTCAGGAAAGATTACCCACTCGAAGGTCCAGGCCAAGATTATCTCATCGAGGATTTACTGACCATTCACGTAGAAGAGGATATTGCCGGTTAG
- the nuoF gene encoding NADH-quinone oxidoreductase subunit NuoF has product MGLKTLLTTHIGAGDSHTLKHYQSVGGYESLKKAISSMTAEQIVNDVKNSGLRGRGGAGFPTGNKWGFIPKTDKPKYLICNGDEGEPGTFKDRMLIERFPHMLIEGMIIAAKAIDSHQGYIYIRGEFHKGIRIVETAVEEAYKAGLLGKNILGLGYDFDLAVYSGAGAYICGEESALINSLEGRRGHPRLKPPFPAVSGLYACPTVVNNVETFCNVPHIIRMTGEEYKKIGTEKSPGTRLFAVSGHVKKPGIYEVEMGTPMKELIFDICGGIKNDKSLKAVIPGGSSSPILTAEEAMTATMDYESIASLKSMLGSGAVIILSEETDLVETTYRLAEFYSHESCGQCTPCREGTHWVKDLLHKIKVGEGTEKDVELIFSLSRNMEGGTTICPLADACVMAVRPTMTKFKEEFSLRLKKEVSVSH; this is encoded by the coding sequence ATGGGACTTAAAACCTTACTCACAACTCATATTGGTGCCGGAGATTCTCATACATTAAAACATTACCAATCGGTAGGTGGGTATGAAAGTTTAAAAAAAGCAATCTCCAGTATGACCGCCGAACAAATTGTAAACGATGTCAAAAATTCTGGGCTTCGTGGTCGGGGTGGAGCTGGGTTTCCTACTGGAAACAAATGGGGATTCATTCCTAAAACCGACAAACCAAAATACTTAATTTGTAATGGGGACGAAGGGGAACCAGGGACATTCAAAGACCGAATGCTCATCGAACGTTTCCCTCACATGCTCATTGAAGGCATGATCATTGCTGCAAAAGCCATTGACTCCCACCAAGGTTACATTTACATCCGCGGTGAATTTCACAAGGGGATTCGGATTGTGGAAACCGCTGTGGAAGAAGCTTACAAAGCAGGACTTCTCGGAAAAAATATCTTAGGCCTTGGGTATGATTTTGATTTGGCTGTGTATTCTGGTGCAGGTGCGTATATCTGCGGAGAAGAGTCTGCTCTGATTAATTCTCTCGAAGGCCGGAGGGGCCACCCACGCCTTAAACCTCCATTCCCTGCGGTATCAGGACTCTATGCTTGCCCAACAGTTGTGAATAATGTGGAAACATTTTGTAATGTCCCGCATATCATTCGTATGACGGGGGAGGAATACAAAAAAATCGGAACCGAAAAATCTCCAGGCACGAGACTTTTTGCTGTCAGTGGGCATGTGAAAAAACCTGGGATTTATGAAGTGGAAATGGGAACTCCGATGAAGGAACTCATTTTTGACATCTGTGGCGGAATCAAAAACGATAAATCTCTAAAAGCAGTGATCCCTGGTGGAAGTTCTTCACCCATCCTCACAGCAGAAGAAGCAATGACGGCAACAATGGATTATGAATCCATTGCTTCCCTCAAATCCATGTTAGGCTCTGGGGCAGTGATCATTTTATCGGAAGAAACAGATCTTGTGGAAACCACATACCGTTTGGCAGAATTTTATTCTCATGAATCTTGTGGGCAGTGTACACCCTGTCGCGAAGGAACACATTGGGTCAAAGACCTTCTCCACAAAATCAAAGTGGGAGAAGGGACAGAAAAAGATGTAGAACTCATCTTTTCTCTTTCCCGAAATATGGAAGGTGGCACCACCATTTGTCCGTTAGCGGATGCTTGTGTGATGGCAGTTCGGCCTACGATGACGAAATTTAAGGAAGAGTTTTCTCTTCGATTGAAAAAGGAAGTGAGTGTTTCTCACTAA
- a CDS encoding NADH-quinone oxidoreductase subunit J: MDEIIYMNLETSPSLLLFVFFGTVTVITALSVIFQKNPVVSAVSLVFTFFSLAGIYGIMGALFIATMQVLVYAGAIMVLVVFVLMLLSQRAETMSRYRKHPIRLVLLTVFVIGFFFLLYSALTTGVPHSEQMGKGYENAEYSFPIQGTATVNAKGNVATVGASTYLDYLLPFEMISILLLVAVLGAVILAKKKLTEIDQTKDTVL, translated from the coding sequence ATGGATGAAATTATTTATATGAACCTAGAAACTTCTCCATCACTTTTGCTTTTTGTGTTTTTTGGAACAGTCACTGTGATCACAGCGTTAAGTGTGATTTTCCAAAAAAATCCAGTAGTCTCAGCAGTTTCCCTAGTTTTTACCTTTTTTTCCCTCGCAGGGATTTATGGGATTATGGGAGCCTTGTTCATCGCCACCATGCAGGTGTTAGTGTACGCGGGCGCCATTATGGTGCTTGTTGTGTTTGTTCTCATGTTACTTTCCCAAAGAGCAGAAACAATGTCTCGTTATCGCAAACACCCCATTCGTTTGGTATTATTAACTGTATTTGTGATCGGATTTTTTTTCCTGCTCTATTCGGCACTCACTACCGGTGTCCCTCATTCGGAACAAATGGGAAAAGGCTATGAGAATGCAGAGTATTCCTTCCCCATCCAAGGAACGGCCACTGTGAATGCCAAAGGGAATGTTGCCACTGTTGGTGCATCCACCTATTTGGATTACCTTTTGCCATTTGAAATGATTTCGATTCTGTTACTTGTGGCAGTTCTTGGGGCAGTGATCCTTGCCAAAAAGAAACTCACAGAAATCGACCAAACAAAGGATACGGTTTTATGA
- a CDS encoding NADH-quinone oxidoreductase subunit A, giving the protein MGSAPDSFAPILLQLLLGVGFSALILSLAFLLNPKKKSKPQDTFECGVTYYGDARGLFNIKFYLVAVLFILFDIEAVFLYPWAVNLIGFKEAGLGTFFLFEMFFFLLILVVGLYYIWKKGALEWD; this is encoded by the coding sequence ATGGGATCCGCACCGGATAGTTTTGCACCAATCCTCTTACAACTTTTGCTCGGAGTCGGTTTCTCCGCTCTGATCTTATCACTTGCCTTTCTTTTAAACCCAAAGAAAAAATCAAAACCACAAGATACTTTTGAATGTGGTGTTACGTATTATGGAGATGCCAGAGGACTATTTAACATCAAGTTTTACTTGGTAGCAGTCCTCTTTATCCTCTTTGATATTGAAGCAGTGTTTTTATACCCTTGGGCTGTAAATCTCATTGGATTCAAAGAAGCAGGGCTCGGTACGTTTTTTCTTTTCGAAATGTTTTTCTTTTTACTCATCCTTGTGGTGGGTCTATACTATATCTGGAAAAAAGGAGCACTGGAATGGGATTAA
- the nuoL gene encoding NADH-quinone oxidoreductase subunit L, translated as MLDLFPIVVLLPLLGFLHNGLLKDRIPHRFAGAIGTLAVFIPFLITLGAFNEFNPMERTAPHLVPVFDWIVIGDFKSSFGYQIDQLSLYMTLIITGIGSLIHLYSMGYMKGNKGYNRFFAYLNLFIFCMLNLVLSDNLVLTFLGWEGVGLASYLLIGFDYDKSSAAEAGMKAFILNRIGDVGFILGTGFLFWLGGSLQYLTLQTNLSELSGFANYANLIALFFFIAAMGKSAQIPLYVWLPDAMAGPTPVSALIHAATMVTAGVFLIVRLNFVFFLAPDTSFFIACIGALTALFAATIGLLQNDIKKILAYSTVSQLGFMFLAMGSMSYVAGLFHLMTHAFFKALLFLGAGSVIHALHHEQNIKHMGKLFGKIKITSLTFLLGTFAIAGFFPFSGFFSKDLILEKTYTYGAFGSILWTVGVVAAFFTSFYMFRLVFVVFFGKDNIDSHHKVHESPWTMTLPLVVLAVGAVLSGFFLTPHFFLHIDTLERYFAPVLERGTVLANQMGTFTKHTELTHQVEISLAAFSVAIASIGLLLAYLIYQRKQSPILEEHTGFRKILFHKYYIDELYDVLIVKPYVFLSKGIAFTFDVKILDRFFLGIGGSFGLIANGLRRLQSGFIGDYALYVVLGTFCILVYLLTRGV; from the coding sequence ATGTTAGATTTATTTCCAATCGTTGTTCTCCTCCCTCTGCTTGGTTTTTTGCATAACGGACTCTTAAAAGACCGGATCCCGCATCGATTTGCTGGAGCCATTGGAACCCTTGCCGTATTTATCCCTTTCCTTATCACCTTAGGTGCGTTTAACGAATTTAATCCAATGGAACGAACAGCACCACATCTTGTGCCAGTCTTTGATTGGATTGTGATTGGCGATTTTAAATCCTCCTTTGGTTACCAAATCGACCAACTGTCGCTTTACATGACTCTCATCATTACAGGAATTGGATCACTCATCCATTTGTATTCGATGGGTTATATGAAAGGGAATAAAGGATACAACCGGTTTTTTGCTTACCTCAATTTATTTATCTTTTGTATGTTAAACCTTGTCCTGAGTGACAATTTGGTTCTGACCTTCCTCGGTTGGGAAGGGGTTGGTCTTGCTTCCTACTTACTCATCGGTTTTGATTATGACAAATCCTCTGCAGCAGAAGCAGGGATGAAGGCATTTATTTTAAATCGAATTGGGGATGTTGGTTTTATCTTAGGGACAGGATTTCTTTTTTGGTTAGGTGGGAGTTTGCAATACCTTACCCTACAAACCAATTTGAGTGAACTGTCTGGGTTTGCAAATTACGCAAATCTCATTGCCCTTTTCTTTTTTATTGCTGCGATGGGTAAATCAGCACAGATCCCACTCTATGTTTGGTTACCAGATGCGATGGCAGGTCCAACTCCTGTATCGGCTCTCATCCATGCGGCCACTATGGTGACTGCAGGAGTATTTCTCATTGTAAGGCTTAACTTTGTATTTTTCCTCGCACCTGATACTTCCTTTTTCATTGCATGCATTGGAGCTCTCACTGCTTTATTCGCGGCAACCATTGGGCTTTTGCAAAACGATATCAAAAAAATCCTCGCATACTCCACCGTATCCCAGTTAGGTTTTATGTTCCTTGCCATGGGTAGCATGAGTTATGTGGCAGGACTATTCCATTTAATGACCCATGCATTTTTTAAAGCATTGTTATTCCTTGGTGCAGGTTCTGTTATCCATGCCCTTCATCATGAACAAAACATCAAACATATGGGGAAACTCTTTGGAAAAATCAAAATCACTTCCTTAACCTTTTTACTCGGAACGTTTGCGATTGCTGGTTTTTTCCCATTTTCTGGATTTTTTTCAAAAGATCTAATCTTAGAAAAAACTTACACCTACGGTGCGTTTGGTTCCATCCTATGGACAGTGGGTGTTGTGGCTGCTTTTTTCACTTCGTTTTATATGTTCCGTCTTGTGTTTGTTGTATTTTTTGGAAAGGACAATATAGACTCCCATCATAAAGTACATGAATCTCCTTGGACCATGACGTTACCACTTGTGGTACTGGCTGTGGGAGCAGTTTTGAGTGGATTTTTTCTCACTCCTCATTTCTTTTTGCACATCGATACATTGGAACGATACTTTGCTCCAGTTTTGGAACGGGGGACTGTGCTTGCCAACCAAATGGGAACATTTACCAAACACACAGAACTCACTCATCAAGTTGAGATTTCCCTTGCGGCTTTTTCTGTCGCCATCGCAAGTATTGGACTACTCTTAGCCTATTTGATTTACCAAAGGAAACAAAGTCCAATCCTCGAGGAACATACAGGTTTTCGTAAGATACTCTTTCATAAATACTACATTGATGAACTCTATGATGTGCTTATTGTAAAACCCTATGTCTTCCTATCCAAAGGCATTGCATTTACCTTTGATGTCAAAATCCTAGATCGTTTTTTTCTGGGGATTGGTGGGAGTTTTGGTTTGATTGCCAATGGGTTACGTAGACTCCAATCTGGATTCATCGGTGATTATGCTTTGTATGTGGTTCTTGGTACGTTTTGTATCTTGGTATATTTATTAACAAGGGGGGTGTAA
- the nuoH gene encoding NADH-quinone oxidoreductase subunit NuoH, whose protein sequence is MDWALILAWGIKILSLFFVILTGVAYYTLAERKFAGFIQDRPGPNRAGPFGIFQPLADGIKFIAKEEIFPKNVSKGMYLLAPTISMTCAIMAWAVIPFGGTLPAPEWLTALTGVTTIDLQIANPDSGVLYMLAISSLSVYGIMIAGWSSNNKYSLLGGVRSTAQMISYELPMGLSIVSIVIMTGSLKLTDISDSQKDMWNILSPPGFVAFFIYVTAMFAETNRLPFDLAEAESELVVGFHTEYGAFKFALFFLAEYMNMITMSCLTTLLFFGGYNVPFHIGAGSEYQAFIGLGFFILKVLFFAFLFIWVRWTLPRFRYDQLMKLGWKKMIPWGLFVVCFASIYTVYWKEGWMKLFI, encoded by the coding sequence ATGGACTGGGCTTTAATACTTGCTTGGGGGATTAAAATCCTCTCTTTGTTTTTTGTAATCTTAACTGGTGTTGCGTATTATACCCTCGCCGAACGAAAGTTTGCTGGATTCATTCAGGACAGACCTGGCCCTAACCGTGCGGGTCCTTTTGGAATTTTCCAACCTTTGGCTGATGGGATTAAGTTCATTGCCAAAGAGGAAATTTTTCCAAAAAATGTCTCGAAGGGAATGTACCTCCTGGCACCCACAATTTCTATGACGTGTGCAATCATGGCTTGGGCTGTGATCCCCTTTGGTGGGACACTTCCTGCACCAGAGTGGCTGACTGCACTTACCGGTGTGACAACCATCGACTTACAAATTGCAAACCCAGACTCTGGCGTGTTGTACATGCTTGCGATTTCCTCATTGTCAGTGTACGGAATCATGATTGCTGGTTGGTCAAGTAACAACAAATACTCGTTACTCGGTGGAGTTCGCTCGACAGCGCAGATGATTAGTTACGAACTTCCCATGGGACTTTCAATTGTGTCGATTGTGATTATGACTGGTTCTCTCAAACTCACAGACATCAGTGACTCTCAAAAAGACATGTGGAATATCTTATCCCCACCTGGTTTTGTTGCGTTTTTTATCTATGTGACGGCTATGTTTGCTGAAACGAACCGTTTGCCTTTTGACTTAGCGGAAGCTGAGTCGGAACTTGTGGTTGGTTTCCATACAGAATACGGTGCGTTTAAGTTTGCACTTTTCTTTTTGGCAGAATACATGAACATGATCACCATGTCTTGCCTAACCACCTTACTTTTCTTTGGTGGATATAATGTGCCATTCCATATTGGAGCCGGATCAGAATACCAAGCCTTCATTGGACTTGGGTTTTTTATCTTAAAAGTATTGTTTTTTGCCTTTTTGTTCATTTGGGTTCGTTGGACCCTTCCAAGATTTCGTTATGACCAACTCATGAAACTCGGTTGGAAAAAGATGATCCCTTGGGGGCTATTTGTTGTGTGTTTTGCCTCCATCTATACAGTGTATTGGAAAGAAGGATGGATGAAATTATTTATATGA
- a CDS encoding NADH-quinone oxidoreductase subunit B: protein MGLTETLSKPGEMFGDMFQVATLDNVVQWGQSFSLWPYPFATACCGIEYMSTSCADYDIARFGAERPSFSPRQADMILVLGTITYKMAPVLRQIYDQLAEPKFVISVGACASSGGMFHTYGVLQGVDRILPVDVYVPGCPPRPEALLDALVKLQKKVQSQGLEARRQEVMKKIQEINERNKPLVVA from the coding sequence ATGGGATTAACAGAAACACTATCCAAACCAGGTGAGATGTTTGGTGACATGTTCCAAGTTGCCACACTCGACAATGTGGTACAGTGGGGACAAAGTTTTTCTTTGTGGCCCTATCCTTTTGCGACGGCTTGTTGTGGAATTGAGTACATGAGTACTTCTTGTGCTGATTATGACATCGCACGTTTTGGTGCCGAACGACCTTCCTTTTCTCCTCGCCAAGCTGACATGATCTTAGTGCTCGGAACCATCACTTATAAAATGGCTCCCGTATTACGCCAGATATACGATCAATTGGCAGAACCTAAATTTGTGATTTCTGTGGGAGCTTGTGCTTCCTCCGGTGGGATGTTTCACACCTATGGTGTGTTACAAGGTGTAGACCGTATCCTTCCAGTGGATGTGTATGTTCCCGGTTGTCCACCTAGACCAGAAGCGTTGCTTGATGCCCTTGTGAAGTTACAAAAAAAAGTCCAAAGCCAAGGTTTGGAAGCTCGCCGCCAAGAAGTCATGAAGAAGATCCAAGAGATCAACGAACGTAACAAACCCCTCGTAGTGGCATGA
- the nuoK gene encoding NADH-quinone oxidoreductase subunit NuoK: MNPVINGIPVHYLLGLAGILFSIGVLGVLIRRNIVIIFMSVELILNSVNLVFVTFSKALSHINGETIVFFVMAIAAAEAAVGLALVIAIFRHKKSTNVDELQSMKW; this comes from the coding sequence ATGAATCCAGTTATCAACGGAATCCCCGTTCACTATCTCCTCGGCCTTGCGGGAATCCTATTTTCCATTGGGGTACTTGGAGTTCTCATCAGACGAAACATTGTGATCATTTTTATGTCTGTGGAACTCATCCTCAACTCAGTGAATTTAGTCTTTGTTACTTTCTCCAAAGCCTTATCTCATATCAATGGGGAAACCATTGTTTTCTTTGTGATGGCAATTGCTGCAGCGGAAGCAGCTGTGGGCCTTGCTCTTGTCATCGCGATTTTCCGTCACAAAAAATCCACGAATGTGGATGAACTCCAATCGATGAAATGGTAA
- a CDS encoding NADH-quinone oxidoreductase subunit D, with protein MVMYEKTAEHFGQKFKDLPEGHLLVNLGPSHPATHGILQNVIQIDGERVVDTESVIGYVHRCFEKLGERYDYNQFLVCTDRMNYVSTPLNNIGWILTVEKMMQIQVPDRVTYVRMIISELSRIMDHIICNGIMGVDLGAFSGLLHLFHHRENIYQILEKLTGARLTTTFCRVGGMERDIYPEFQSEIKLILKGLKPALDEFEELLIRNKIFNERTKGIGGISAERAIAYGFSGPNLRAAGVPWDVRKDDPYMFYDKVNFDIPVGEDGSALDRTLVRMEEMRQSMRIIEQLIDGIPEGPYHADVPHTFLPPKDRVYHNMEELIYHFKIIMHGVKVPPGEYYHATEAANGELGFYVVSEGEKSPWRVHVRRPCFWYYQAFPEMVKGGLLADTIATMSSLNVIAGELDC; from the coding sequence ATGGTAATGTACGAAAAAACAGCCGAACACTTTGGCCAAAAATTCAAAGACCTACCAGAAGGTCATTTACTCGTTAACTTAGGACCAAGCCATCCAGCTACCCATGGAATTTTACAAAACGTAATCCAGATTGATGGGGAACGAGTTGTCGACACCGAATCTGTGATTGGCTATGTGCACCGTTGTTTTGAAAAATTAGGGGAACGTTACGACTATAACCAGTTCTTAGTTTGTACGGATCGAATGAACTATGTATCCACTCCACTCAACAACATCGGTTGGATCCTTACCGTTGAAAAGATGATGCAAATCCAAGTCCCTGATCGTGTGACATACGTTCGTATGATCATCTCAGAACTTTCTCGGATTATGGATCATATCATTTGTAATGGGATTATGGGTGTGGACCTTGGAGCCTTCTCTGGTTTATTACACCTTTTTCACCACCGCGAAAACATTTACCAAATTTTAGAGAAACTCACGGGAGCACGCCTCACAACTACCTTTTGCCGTGTGGGTGGAATGGAACGTGATATTTACCCTGAGTTCCAATCTGAGATCAAACTCATTCTAAAAGGTCTCAAACCAGCGTTAGATGAATTCGAAGAACTCCTCATTCGGAATAAAATCTTCAATGAAAGGACCAAAGGCATTGGTGGGATTTCTGCGGAACGTGCCATTGCTTATGGTTTTTCGGGACCAAACTTACGTGCAGCAGGGGTTCCTTGGGACGTAAGGAAAGATGATCCTTATATGTTTTATGATAAGGTAAATTTTGACATCCCGGTAGGAGAAGATGGCTCTGCTCTTGACAGGACTCTTGTTCGTATGGAAGAGATGCGTCAGTCCATGCGGATCATTGAACAGCTGATTGATGGGATTCCTGAAGGACCATACCACGCAGATGTACCACACACTTTCCTTCCACCGAAAGACCGTGTGTACCACAATATGGAAGAACTGATTTATCATTTTAAAATCATTATGCACGGAGTCAAAGTTCCACCGGGGGAATACTACCATGCCACAGAAGCGGCCAATGGGGAACTTGGATTTTATGTAGTATCCGAAGGGGAAAAATCTCCTTGGCGGGTGCATGTGCGACGTCCTTGTTTTTGGTATTACCAAGCATTCCCAGAGATGGTGAAAGGTGGACTACTTGCTGATACCATTGCGACGATGTCCTCACTCAATGTCATTGCAGGGGAGCTTGATTGTTAA